GAACCACCTACCTGGAAAGAGATATATCTGATGTGGGACAGGTGGCCAACCTGGACAATTTCGCAATGGTACAAAGATTATTGTGTGCCAGAACTGGTCAAATGCTTTCGCTCAGTGAAGTTGCCCGTGATCTGGCGCTGGCGGTGAACACCGTTAAACGTTACGTCAGTTTGCTGGAAATGACGTTTCAATGTTATCTTGTGCCTCCGTACTATACAAACATCGGGAAACGCTTTGTTAAAAGCCCCAAAATATATTTTCCTGATGCAGGTTTGAATAGAGCCATCCTGGGAGAAATGACCACATATTCCGGGGCATCGTATGAGAGCTGGATTTTTTCTGAGCTGGTAAAATGGAAGCAACTTCAACCGGTGGAACCGGACATCTTTTTTTATCGCACCACAAGTGGAACAGAAGTGGATTTCCTGATAGCAGGTGAGGGTCTCATATTACCAGTAGAAGTAAAATCCTCAACCAAAGCAGCCTATGCTGACGGACGCAGCCTTGAGTCCTTCATGCATGACAACGATCAAATCGCCCCTCTCGGCCTTATAGCATATAAGGGGAAGACCATAATTGAAGTAAGAAAAAATATCTGGGCTGTTCCTGACTGGTTTTTGTTCGGGGGCCTGTCCTCTGCCAGGGGGGCGTGAGGAAAAAGAATCAAAAACATTGTCTCTCGCAGAGACCGCAGGGTAAGCAGAGAAAGGCAGGTATACATGTGAGCTGTATCCTGAGGCTAACTGATCCTGCTCACATTTCATGCCCCTTCGGGGCAAGAAGCAATTTTACCCGCAGGGTGTGCGGGTTTGCCGGAATGAATCATTCTCTCAATTCCGGCAAAAATAAGTTTCAGCTCTGCGATCTCTGCGTACTCGAACGACCATATGGGAGTGGGCGTGAGGGTAAAATATTTTAAAGCTTTGTCTCTCGCAGAGACCGCAGGGTACGCAGAGAAAGGCAGATAGACTTAACGGAATTCAAATAAAGGGGGATTAATATGGCAACAAAGAAAACAGTTGAAAGTCCGGAATTTATGTACCTGCCTCTGGAGAGCATTATAGTGGAAGAACAGGTTCGCTCAGGGATCGATACGGAGAGTGATTCCTTCAAGGCACTTATGGAATCGATTAAGGACCGGGGTGTTCTTGAGCCTGTCCTTGTAACTCCTAAAGACGGCAAGTATCTGCTGCTCTGCGGGGAACGCCGTTACCTTGCAACTCAGAGGCTGGGTTTAGAATCCATCCCTGCTCGTATCGTTAATATAATCACCCAGAAGGATGAGATACTGGCTTATCAACTTACGGAAAACCTTCAAAGAGAAGATCTGAATCCCACTGATCAGGCTAAAGGGATATTGGCGTATATTCAGGCAAAACTTCCCGATAAAAAGTATGATGTGGAAGGGGTTATGAACGAACTTATGAGCTATAACCGTAGACCAGATTCAGTATCTGAGGAAATTGCGGCAACATTTGCCGCAATTCTTGAAATCTCCGGAAAGTCAATAAGGACGCTGTTTAACGGGCTATCACTTTTAAAACTTCCTCCTGATATTCAGGCCGAAATCAGGTCAGGAAATCCCCCTCTTTCCCAGGGATA
The sequence above is drawn from the Pseudomonadota bacterium genome and encodes:
- a CDS encoding ATP-binding protein → MEYKKRNISEILSLKTTKEQIIVLTGARQTGKTTLCEGILPRQLNMPYTYISFDDPDERLRFQNTGITILESIKTPLVILDEVQKIPVLFDQLKYVVDKQKRTAGSQRNIFILTGSSQLILLKNIKETLAGRTALMHLYPFSLSEVLEYSNLPLLSKIWSELILTDQDITRCNTISPEESRIILKKRDEHQTWGGYPPVWERSEEADRINWLKNYRTTYLERDISDVGQVANLDNFAMVQRLLCARTGQMLSLSEVARDLALAVNTVKRYVSLLEMTFQCYLVPPYYTNIGKRFVKSPKIYFPDAGLNRAILGEMTTYSGASYESWIFSELVKWKQLQPVEPDIFFYRTTSGTEVDFLIAGEGLILPVEVKSSTKAAYADGRSLESFMHDNDQIAPLGLIAYKGKTIIEVRKNIWAVPDWFLFGGLSSARGA
- a CDS encoding ParB/RepB/Spo0J family partition protein, producing MATKKTVESPEFMYLPLESIIVEEQVRSGIDTESDSFKALMESIKDRGVLEPVLVTPKDGKYLLLCGERRYLATQRLGLESIPARIVNIITQKDEILAYQLTENLQREDLNPTDQAKGILAYIQAKLPDKKYDVEGVMNELMSYNRRPDSVSEEIAATFAAILEISGKSIRTLFNGLSLLKLPPDIQAEIRSGNPPLSQGYLFAANLDCPDFMEIFTDILKTPVTYKSLESRLTAYKKVKPAPTKTKPITVMKQVKSIASIKTDFEKGIGTYIREDVEKYLYELQVFCNYVQQQMFITPYGKKRPPQL